In Zingiber officinale cultivar Zhangliang chromosome 11B, Zo_v1.1, whole genome shotgun sequence, a single window of DNA contains:
- the LOC122034054 gene encoding pentatricopeptide repeat-containing protein At1g08070, chloroplastic-like: MLHFFPHYCSPFVPSHYIFLLDRCAALSQVKQIQAPLVTLGLHTNPFLVGKLVEILAIKLPLQLHLPHCLPHALLLFSHSHQTPNLFTWNTLIRALSLGPQPLHALHLFAQMLRTPPLRPDGYSYAYALKACALLRAREAARAVHGLMVVAGSGLSGGHATNSLMHAYASCGEVGCAGKLFDAVPAKEDVIAWNVMLSCFAQNGLPVEAMQLSREMWSACVAPTDVTMISVLSACSQVKEVGLGRQIHGRVCKRTLQFEKLVNLGTALIDMYAKCGCLLQAKQVFDEMRVRDVGVWNALLGAYVHNGFFTQGLQVFDELQRAGLTPDGPTLVTTLTACGHAGMLDAGKNIHAYLEERFPYFDAVLGTSLIEMYSKCGCTEGARQVFDKMPKRDVMAWSAMIRSLAVHGHSRETLELFHLMQRSGVRPDAVTFVAVLNACSHAGLVEDGLSYFRSMQREFGISPRVEHYGCLIDLLSRAGKVREALELVRSMEGRANEIVWRSLLSACRVELDVEVAEIAVAGLRKLRSEHCGDYVLLSNIYAGKGMWNEAIRVRKEMKEGSVRKIPAFSLINSGDHACA; the protein is encoded by the coding sequence ATGCTGCACTTCTTCCCACACTACTGCTCTCCCTTTGTGCCCAGCCATTACATTTTCCTCCTGGATCGATGCGCCGCGCTAAGCCAAGTGAAACAAATCCAAGCTCCTCTCGTCACTTTAGGCCTGCACACCAACCCCTTCCTCGTGGGCAAGCTCGTCGAGATCCTCGCCATTAAACTCCCACTCCAGCTCCACCTTCCACACTGCCTTCCCCATGCCTTGCTCCTCTTCTCCCACTCCCACCAGACGCCCAACCTCTTCACCTGGAACACTCTCATCAGGGCCCTCTCGCTCGGCCCCCAGCCTCTGCATGCCCTCCACCTGTTCGCGCAGATGCTCCGAACCCCGCCACTGCGCCCCGACGGTTACAGCTACGCTTATGCGCTCAAGGCGTGCGCTCTCTTGCGGGCCCGCGAGGCCGCGAGAGCCGTCCACGGCCTCATGGTGGTCGCCGGATCAGGTCTGTCCGGCGGCCACGCCACCAACTCGTTGATGCACGCCTACGCTTCGTGCGGAGAGGTGGGATGCGCCGGGAAGCTGTTCGACGCGGTTCCTGCGAAGGAGGACGTCATTGCATGGAATGTTATGCTAAGTTGCTTCGCTCAAAACGGTCTCCCGGTTGAAGCTATGCAGCTGTCACGCGAGATGTGGTCCGCCTGCGTTGCGCCGACCGACGTCACCATGATCAGTGTCCTCTCTGCCTGCTCTCAGGTGAAGGAAGTGGGTTTGGGAAGGCAAATTCATGGTCGCGTTTGCAAAAGAACGCTGCAATTTGAAAAACTGGTCAATCTGGGTACGGCCCTTATCGACATGTATGCGAAATGTGGTTGCCTGCTACAGGCGAAGCAGGTGTTCGACGAAATGCGAGTAAGAGATGTCGGCGTGTGGAATGCTCTTTTAGGCGCGTATGTCCACAACGGCTTCTTCACGCAGGGCTTGCAGGTGTTCGATGAATTGCAGAGAGCCGGGCTCACCCCCGACGGACCGACGTTGGTGACTACCTTGACTGCCTGCGGTCACGCCGGCATGCTCGACGCTGGGAAAAACATCCACGCCTACTTGGAAGAAAGATTTCCCTATTTCGATGCGGTACTGGGCACGTCATTGATTGAAATGTACTCCAAATGCGGCTGCACGGAGGGGGCAcgccaagtgttcgacaaaatgccgAAAAGAGATGTCATGGCCTGGAGCGCCATGATCAGGTCCCTTGCAGTTCACGGGCACAGCAGAGAGACCCTTGAATTGTTCCACCTCATGCAGCGCTCTGGTGTGCGGCCTGACGCTGTTACATTTGTGGCGGTTCTGAATGCCTGTAGCCACGCCGGGTTGGTGGAAGACGGATTGAGCTACTTCAGATCCATGCAGAGGGAGTtcggaatttctcccagagtggAGCATTATGGTTGCTTGATCGACCTTCTGAGCAGGGCGGGGAAGGTGAGGGAAGCTTTGGAGTTGGTGAGGTCGATGGAGGGCAGAGCGAATGAGATTGTTTGGAGGAGTCTTCTGAGTGCTTGCAGGGTGGAATTAGACGTGGAAGTGGCTGAGATTGCAGTGGCAGGCTTGAGGAAGTTACGGTCGGAGCACTGTGGAGATTATGTACTTTTGTCCAACATATACGCTGGAAAAGGAATGTGGAATGAAGCAATTAGagtgaggaaggagatgaaggagGGATCTGTAAGGAAGATACCTGCATTTAGTTTGATTAACTCAGGCGATCATGCTTGTGCatga